One Lysinibacillus fusiformis genomic window carries:
- the rimM gene encoding ribosome maturation factor RimM (Essential for efficient processing of 16S rRNA), protein MEWFNVGRIVNTHGIRGEVRILSTTDFEEQRFAVGNKLAAFKKDDKKPTWVTIESVRRHKNFILLTFEGMHNINLVEPFKEGMLKVTKDQMEDDLLEENEYFYHDIIGCSVISEEGETIGEIKDILETGANDVWVIKGVKGKEHYIPYIEDIVKDINIDEKVITIHVMEGLL, encoded by the coding sequence ATGGAATGGTTTAATGTAGGTCGTATTGTTAATACGCATGGTATCCGAGGAGAAGTGCGTATTTTATCGACGACAGATTTTGAAGAACAACGCTTCGCAGTGGGCAATAAGCTCGCAGCCTTTAAAAAGGACGATAAAAAGCCGACATGGGTAACGATTGAATCGGTGCGTCGTCATAAAAACTTTATCTTATTAACATTTGAAGGCATGCACAATATTAATTTAGTTGAGCCGTTTAAAGAAGGCATGCTAAAAGTAACGAAAGATCAAATGGAAGATGATTTGTTAGAAGAAAACGAATATTTCTACCATGACATCATCGGTTGTTCTGTTATCTCTGAAGAGGGAGAAACAATCGGCGAGATTAAAGATATTTTAGAAACTGGCGCAAATGATGTATGGGTAATAAAAGGCGTAAAAGGTAAAGAGCATTACATCCCATACATTGAAGATATCGTTAAAGATATCAATATTGATGAAAAAGTCATTACAATTCATGTGATGGAAGGTTTATTATAA
- a CDS encoding KH domain-containing protein, which yields MKQLIEAIVLPLVDYPEEVRIETDENANRIVYKLFVHPEDRGKVIGKQGRVAKAIRTIVYSAAGSHHQKKTYVDILD from the coding sequence TTGAAGCAGCTGATTGAAGCAATCGTTTTACCGTTGGTCGATTATCCAGAGGAAGTCCGTATTGAGACGGACGAAAATGCAAATCGAATTGTTTATAAACTTTTTGTTCATCCAGAGGATCGAGGGAAAGTCATAGGCAAACAGGGGCGGGTTGCCAAAGCGATTCGTACAATTGTTTATTCAGCAGCAGGTAGTCACCATCAAAAAAAGACTTACGTCGATATATTGGATTGA
- the lepB gene encoding signal peptidase I, with amino-acid sequence MEKQVKEKNELWEWTKALLIAFAIAAVIRYFLFTPIAVDGESMMPTLEDGDRMIVNKIGYKIGEPKRFDIVVFHAPEQKNYIKRVIGLPGDTLEYRDDQLYINGEAIDEPYLDAYKAEISEGTLTEDFTLKDIDVSLNDGIPEGYVFVMGDNRRYSKDSRHIGIIDQKEIIGNTSLIFWPFSDIKIVK; translated from the coding sequence ATGGAAAAACAAGTGAAAGAAAAGAATGAGTTATGGGAATGGACAAAGGCGCTTCTAATTGCATTTGCGATTGCAGCAGTTATTCGTTATTTTTTATTTACACCAATTGCAGTAGATGGTGAGTCCATGATGCCAACCCTTGAAGATGGCGACCGTATGATTGTGAACAAAATCGGTTATAAAATTGGTGAACCTAAACGCTTTGATATCGTTGTGTTCCATGCGCCAGAGCAAAAAAATTACATTAAACGTGTAATTGGGTTACCAGGTGATACATTGGAATATAGAGATGATCAGTTATACATTAATGGTGAAGCGATAGATGAACCTTATTTAGATGCCTATAAAGCAGAAATTTCAGAGGGGACGTTAACGGAAGATTTTACGTTAAAGGATATCGATGTTTCGCTTAATGATGGAATTCCCGAAGGTTATGTTTTTGTTATGGGAGATAATCGTCGATATAGTAAGGATAGTCGACATATCGGTATTATCGATCAAAAAGAAATTATCGGTAATACAAGCCTGATTTTTTGGCCATTTAGTGATATTAAAATTGTAAAATAG
- a CDS encoding putative DNA-binding protein, whose protein sequence is MLLEKTTRMNFLFDFYQALLTDKQRSYMELYYLDDNSLGEIAESYGVSRQAVYDNIRRTEAMLEEYEEKLCLLEKFQQRTQMLAQLTAGITEKSMPAEEQLTLIEQLKEWD, encoded by the coding sequence ATGCTACTTGAAAAAACAACACGCATGAACTTTCTCTTCGACTTTTATCAAGCATTATTAACAGATAAGCAAAGAAGTTATATGGAACTTTATTATTTAGACGATAACTCGCTTGGGGAAATCGCTGAATCATACGGAGTTTCACGCCAAGCTGTTTATGATAATATTCGTCGAACAGAAGCGATGCTTGAAGAATATGAAGAAAAACTATGTTTACTTGAAAAATTTCAGCAACGCACACAAATGCTAGCGCAGCTAACAGCAGGAATTACGGAAAAAAGCATGCCAGCTGAGGAACAGTTAACGCTTATTGAGCAATTGAAAGAATGGGATTAG
- the rplS gene encoding 50S ribosomal protein L19, which yields MSNIITEITKAQLRTDLPTFRPGDTVKVHVKVVEGTRERIQVYEGVVIKRRGGGISETFTVRKISYGVGVERTFPVHTPKIANLEVVRRGKVRRAKLYYLRNLRGKAARIKEIR from the coding sequence ATGTCAAACATTATTACAGAAATTACTAAGGCTCAGCTTCGCACTGATCTACCAACTTTCCGTCCTGGTGATACTGTTAAGGTACACGTGAAAGTAGTAGAGGGTACTCGTGAACGTATCCAAGTATACGAAGGTGTAGTTATCAAACGTCGTGGTGGCGGTATTAGCGAAACTTTCACAGTTCGTAAAATTTCTTACGGTGTAGGTGTTGAACGTACATTCCCTGTACACACACCAAAAATCGCTAACTTAGAAGTTGTACGTCGTGGTAAAGTACGTCGTGCTAAACTTTACTACCTACGTAACCTACGTGGTAAAGCTGCTCGTATTAAAGAAATTCGATAA
- the ffh gene encoding signal recognition particle protein, translating into MAFEGLAERLQGTIQKIKGKGKVSEQDVKEMMREVRFALIEADVNLKVVKEFVKKVSERAIGVDVMQSLTPGQQVIKIVQDELAQLMGGEQSPIKFNTKPPTVIMMVGLQGAGKTTTSGKLANVLRKKYNRKPLLVAADVYRPAAVQQLQTLGKQLSLPVFALGTDVSPVEIARQALELAKEEHHDVVIIDTAGRLHIDEDLMQELKDIRALKEPDEVFLVVDAMTGQDAVNVAESFNEAVGITGVVLTKLDGDTRGGAALSIRSVTQKPIKFVGMGEKMDALEPFHPERMASRILGMGDVLSLIEKAQANVDEAKAKELEEKFKTQSFTLDDFVEQLQQVKKMGPLDEILKMLPGANKIKGLDNVKVDDKQMGHVEAIIYSMTPAEKTNPEIINGSRKKRIAQGSGTSIQEVNRLLKQFDEMKKMMKQMTGMATGKGKKKMKLPGFDSLFK; encoded by the coding sequence GTGGCTTTTGAAGGATTAGCGGAACGACTCCAAGGGACGATCCAAAAGATTAAAGGCAAAGGGAAAGTATCGGAACAAGATGTCAAAGAAATGATGCGTGAAGTCCGATTTGCTTTAATCGAGGCGGACGTTAACTTAAAAGTAGTAAAAGAATTTGTTAAAAAAGTAAGTGAACGTGCTATCGGCGTGGATGTTATGCAAAGCTTAACTCCAGGTCAACAAGTTATCAAAATTGTTCAAGACGAATTAGCACAACTAATGGGTGGCGAACAAAGCCCGATTAAATTTAATACTAAACCACCAACTGTTATTATGATGGTCGGCCTACAAGGTGCAGGTAAAACGACGACTTCTGGGAAATTAGCGAATGTTTTACGTAAGAAATATAATCGTAAACCATTATTAGTTGCGGCTGACGTTTATCGTCCTGCGGCGGTGCAGCAATTACAAACATTAGGCAAGCAGTTATCGCTCCCTGTTTTTGCGCTAGGCACAGATGTATCTCCTGTAGAAATCGCACGTCAAGCATTAGAACTGGCAAAAGAAGAGCATCATGATGTTGTTATTATAGATACAGCTGGACGCTTGCATATCGACGAAGATTTAATGCAAGAATTAAAGGATATTCGTGCGTTAAAAGAACCAGACGAAGTGTTCCTTGTTGTGGATGCTATGACAGGTCAAGATGCAGTAAATGTTGCAGAAAGCTTTAATGAGGCTGTGGGCATTACAGGCGTTGTCTTAACAAAGCTTGATGGTGATACTCGTGGTGGTGCAGCGTTATCGATTCGTTCAGTGACACAGAAACCGATTAAATTCGTCGGTATGGGTGAGAAAATGGATGCACTTGAGCCGTTCCATCCAGAGCGTATGGCGTCCCGTATTTTAGGTATGGGTGACGTTTTATCACTTATTGAAAAAGCACAAGCAAACGTTGACGAAGCAAAAGCGAAAGAACTAGAAGAAAAGTTCAAAACGCAAAGCTTCACTTTAGATGATTTTGTCGAGCAGTTGCAACAAGTGAAGAAAATGGGACCACTCGATGAAATTTTAAAAATGTTACCGGGTGCGAACAAAATCAAAGGCTTGGATAATGTTAAAGTTGATGATAAGCAAATGGGTCACGTTGAGGCAATTATTTACTCGATGACACCTGCTGAAAAAACGAATCCAGAGATCATTAATGGTAGTCGTAAAAAACGAATTGCTCAAGGGTCTGGTACGTCGATTCAGGAGGTCAATCGTCTGTTGAAACAGTTCGATGAAATGAAAAAAATGATGAAGCAAATGACAGGTATGGCAACAGGTAAAGGTAAGAAAAAAATGAAATTACCAGGCTTTGATTCATTATTTAAATAA
- the smc gene encoding chromosome segregation protein SMC translates to MFLKRLEVIGFKSFAERIGIDFVPGVTAVVGPNGSGKSNVTDAIRWVLGEQSAKSLRGAKMEDVIFAGSDSRKPLNFAEVTLILDNTDEQIAFPYTEVSVTRRVYRSGDSEYLLNNQQCRLKDITDLFMDSGLGKEAFSIISQGRVDEILNSRPDDRRSIFEEAAGVLKYKLRKKKAEHKLVETDENLYRVLDILHELDGRLEPLAIQASSAKDYVQMSTELKDFDIAILVHDLKNCAQSLHALKEEFIQLSETEQIQASNILALETKSNDIRKHLKGLDDLLDVSQSDLVDATMEVERWDGRKALMAEKRQNTSNQLLQLNTSLQEAEDEVEALIVQELEKKELFTEKQQEVLALKQVIKQLEQSLNRSVTEIEQEIEEQKNRYIDSLNEEATVKNELKNIDQQLVQQKAMAARMTDQTDEFGQELAQILAEKQALTVAHTATTNELQHKLEGFETLQIQLKKVNTSFNDKQDMLYKAYQHQQQLKARKDTLAELESDFSGFFHGVKEVLLARDKGELQGIEGAVAELVQVNSKYTQAIETALGAASQHIVTTNEQHAQQAIHWLKQKRAGRATFLPKTVMKSRKVNLSAIQLATEHPAFVQMADALVTFDEENRSIVENLLGNVLVAANLEGASQIARLCGFRYRVVTLEGDIVNAGGSLTGGAAKQQSSLFTRKAELDGLIAKLEALVTSIYSAEQAVTAEKDNLATLRDTVEKMKLEGEQLRKDEMQQASRIRELEVVEKSLSARVSFASNETQDVKTREEALLTQKDVATARLTALATELIAINETVEQLGKVKLQSETEKDVLREQSAEKRSQLAVIQEQMSQVQIATAELALQLNKARQKVDNISQEIIWLQSDESTKLLSDEEVDEQVTTWKTRRDSLQITISQKKEEKAAQQQELTTLEEQLKEMQRIHKGFLEAIRANELKRNRVEFETNNFNEQLEENYQLTFEEAVNEALTIEDEEHMRRRVKLLKKSIEELGPVNLSSIEEYDRVLERHSFLTEQREDLLAAQETLHEAIKEMDEEMTLRFSETFYAIREQFKLVFRELFGGGQADLVLLEPDNMLETGIEIVAQPPGKKLQNLSLLSGGERALTAIALLFSILNIRPVPFCILDEVEAALDEANVVRYSEYLKKFSLDTQFIVITHRKGTMEGADVLYGITMQESGVSKLVSVKLEDEPVLAEQRSEQA, encoded by the coding sequence ATGTTCCTAAAACGACTGGAAGTGATTGGCTTTAAATCTTTCGCGGAGCGCATTGGTATTGATTTTGTACCAGGAGTTACTGCTGTTGTCGGACCAAATGGCAGCGGAAAAAGTAATGTGACCGATGCTATTCGTTGGGTACTCGGAGAGCAATCGGCAAAGTCGTTACGTGGAGCAAAAATGGAAGATGTTATTTTTGCTGGGAGTGACTCTCGAAAGCCACTGAACTTTGCAGAGGTAACGTTGATTTTAGATAATACTGATGAGCAAATTGCTTTTCCGTATACAGAAGTAAGCGTAACAAGACGCGTATACCGTTCAGGAGATAGTGAATATTTACTAAATAACCAGCAGTGTCGCCTGAAGGATATTACGGACTTGTTTATGGACTCGGGACTTGGTAAAGAAGCTTTTTCAATTATTTCACAAGGCCGTGTCGACGAAATATTAAATAGCAGACCTGATGACCGTCGATCAATTTTTGAAGAGGCGGCGGGTGTATTAAAGTATAAATTACGCAAGAAAAAAGCGGAGCATAAACTGGTTGAAACAGATGAGAACTTATACCGCGTATTAGACATTTTGCATGAGTTAGATGGTCGTCTAGAGCCTTTAGCTATACAGGCCTCAAGCGCAAAAGATTATGTGCAAATGTCAACAGAGTTAAAGGATTTTGATATTGCGATTCTTGTGCACGATTTAAAAAATTGTGCACAATCTTTGCATGCTCTAAAAGAAGAATTTATACAACTATCTGAAACGGAACAAATACAAGCGAGTAATATTTTAGCTTTAGAGACAAAGTCAAATGACATTCGTAAGCATTTGAAAGGACTAGATGACTTATTAGACGTCTCTCAATCTGATCTTGTTGATGCGACAATGGAAGTAGAGCGTTGGGATGGTCGTAAAGCCTTGATGGCAGAAAAGCGTCAAAACACCTCTAACCAGCTATTACAGTTAAATACATCTTTACAAGAAGCGGAAGACGAAGTAGAGGCTCTGATTGTTCAAGAACTTGAAAAGAAAGAATTATTTACTGAAAAACAGCAAGAAGTATTAGCACTTAAGCAAGTCATTAAGCAATTGGAGCAATCGTTAAATCGTTCCGTCACAGAAATAGAGCAAGAAATAGAAGAACAAAAAAATCGTTATATTGATTCGTTGAACGAAGAAGCCACTGTCAAAAATGAATTGAAAAATATTGATCAACAACTAGTGCAACAAAAAGCAATGGCTGCCCGTATGACAGATCAAACGGATGAATTTGGCCAGGAGCTTGCACAAATTTTAGCTGAAAAACAAGCACTCACTGTTGCACATACTGCTACAACGAATGAGTTACAGCACAAGCTAGAGGGATTTGAAACGCTACAGATACAACTCAAGAAAGTAAATACATCCTTTAATGACAAACAAGACATGCTTTATAAAGCGTACCAACACCAGCAACAATTGAAGGCTAGAAAAGATACGCTAGCCGAGCTAGAATCTGATTTCTCAGGATTCTTCCACGGAGTAAAGGAAGTATTGTTAGCGCGAGATAAGGGTGAGCTACAAGGAATTGAAGGCGCTGTCGCTGAATTAGTTCAGGTCAATAGTAAGTATACACAGGCGATTGAAACGGCATTAGGTGCAGCCTCTCAGCATATTGTGACAACGAATGAGCAACATGCTCAGCAGGCTATTCATTGGTTAAAACAAAAAAGAGCGGGACGTGCGACATTTTTACCCAAAACAGTTATGAAGTCACGTAAAGTAAATCTGTCCGCTATACAGCTCGCTACTGAGCATCCGGCTTTTGTACAAATGGCTGATGCACTCGTTACATTCGATGAAGAAAATCGTTCAATTGTCGAAAATCTGCTAGGTAATGTACTTGTTGCAGCGAATTTAGAAGGAGCTAGCCAAATTGCCCGTTTATGTGGTTTTCGATACCGTGTAGTAACTCTAGAAGGCGATATTGTTAATGCGGGCGGTTCGTTAACCGGTGGTGCAGCGAAGCAACAATCTTCGCTCTTTACTCGAAAGGCGGAATTAGACGGCTTAATTGCAAAGTTAGAAGCATTAGTAACTTCTATATATAGTGCTGAACAGGCTGTAACAGCTGAAAAAGACAATCTTGCGACATTGCGCGACACTGTTGAGAAGATGAAACTAGAAGGCGAGCAATTGCGTAAAGATGAAATGCAACAGGCGAGTCGTATTCGAGAGTTAGAGGTTGTTGAAAAAAGCCTATCTGCACGGGTTTCCTTTGCATCTAATGAAACGCAGGATGTTAAAACACGTGAAGAAGCACTGTTAACACAAAAAGATGTAGCAACAGCACGTTTAACAGCACTGGCTACAGAGCTAATTGCGATTAATGAAACTGTTGAACAGCTAGGTAAAGTGAAGTTACAAAGCGAAACCGAAAAAGATGTTCTTCGTGAGCAATCTGCAGAGAAACGTTCGCAATTAGCCGTTATACAGGAGCAAATGTCTCAAGTCCAAATTGCAACTGCAGAGCTAGCCTTACAATTAAACAAGGCTCGTCAAAAAGTCGACAATATTTCTCAGGAAATAATCTGGCTTCAATCTGATGAATCGACAAAACTACTAAGTGATGAAGAAGTGGATGAGCAGGTCACTACATGGAAAACTAGACGTGATTCGTTACAGATCACGATTTCACAGAAAAAAGAAGAAAAGGCAGCGCAACAACAAGAACTGACAACATTAGAAGAACAACTGAAGGAAATGCAACGTATACATAAAGGCTTCCTTGAAGCAATACGTGCGAATGAATTAAAGCGGAATCGCGTAGAATTTGAAACAAATAATTTCAATGAACAGCTCGAAGAAAATTATCAGCTAACGTTTGAGGAAGCTGTGAATGAAGCCCTTACGATTGAGGATGAAGAGCATATGCGTCGTCGTGTCAAGCTGTTGAAAAAATCAATTGAAGAACTGGGGCCTGTAAACTTAAGTTCTATTGAGGAATATGACCGTGTACTAGAACGTCATTCATTTTTAACTGAGCAACGTGAGGATTTACTAGCGGCACAGGAAACTTTGCATGAAGCCATTAAGGAAATGGATGAGGAAATGACACTGCGCTTTAGTGAGACATTTTATGCGATTCGGGAGCAATTCAAACTGGTATTCCGTGAACTATTTGGTGGAGGTCAGGCGGATTTAGTGTTGCTTGAGCCAGACAATATGCTTGAAACGGGTATTGAAATTGTAGCGCAACCACCAGGAAAAAAATTACAAAATTTAAGCCTTCTTTCTGGCGGTGAGCGCGCGCTTACAGCAATTGCCCTATTGTTCTCAATTTTAAATATTCGCCCAGTGCCTTTCTGTATTCTCGATGAAGTAGAAGCTGCGTTAGATGAGGCTAATGTTGTTCGATATAGCGAATATTTGAAGAAATTTAGTCTAGATACACAATTCATTGTTATTACTCATCGTAAAGGTACAATGGAGGGGGCTGATGTACTGTATGGTATTACAATGCAAGAGTCAGGCGTATCAAAACTCGTTTCAGTAAAATTAGAAGATGAACCCGTTCTTGCGGAGCAAAGGAGCGAACAAGCATGA
- the ftsY gene encoding signal recognition particle-docking protein FtsY yields the protein MSFFKRIKDKLMGNPAEEEKVVDINEEDSTEQQQLELTEPAQLETTVEEVVEVVEVKLEDAPVSENPIVMETPAVNEELKQEEVQEIAIADEQLVEETDLEKKPSAWSITQKFKAGLEKTRNSFTSKVNDLVARYRKVDEDFFEELEDLLLQADVGFETVMELMDKLRFEVQRKNIKDTNGIQTLISEKLVEIYEQGEEDLIDLNMQPKGDLTVILFVGVNGVGKTTTIGKLAHRLKSAGKNVVLAAGDTFRAGAIDQLQVWGDRVGCEVIKQSEGSDPAAVMYDAIRAAKNRNADVLICDTAGRLQNKVNLMNELEKVHRVIAREVPNAPHEVLLALDATTGQNALVQAQTFKEATNVTGIVLTKLDGTAKGGIVLAIRNKLHIPVKFVGLGEKMDDLQPFDAERYVYGLFADGLDKELQNNED from the coding sequence ATGAGTTTTTTTAAACGAATAAAAGATAAGTTGATGGGAAATCCCGCTGAAGAAGAAAAGGTAGTAGATATTAACGAGGAAGATTCTACCGAACAGCAGCAACTTGAACTAACAGAACCTGCACAATTAGAAACAACTGTAGAAGAAGTAGTTGAAGTAGTTGAAGTGAAGTTAGAGGATGCGCCAGTAAGTGAGAACCCTATCGTGATGGAGACACCGGCTGTAAATGAAGAGCTAAAACAAGAAGAAGTGCAGGAAATTGCTATTGCAGACGAGCAACTTGTTGAAGAAACTGATTTAGAGAAAAAACCATCAGCCTGGTCAATTACACAGAAATTTAAAGCTGGTCTTGAAAAAACGCGTAATTCATTTACTTCAAAAGTGAATGATTTAGTTGCTCGCTACAGAAAAGTGGATGAGGATTTCTTCGAGGAATTAGAAGATCTATTATTACAAGCTGATGTCGGCTTCGAAACTGTCATGGAGCTAATGGATAAATTGCGCTTTGAAGTACAACGAAAAAATATTAAAGATACAAATGGCATTCAAACACTTATTTCTGAAAAGCTTGTGGAAATTTATGAGCAAGGCGAAGAAGATTTAATTGACCTAAATATGCAGCCTAAGGGTGACCTAACAGTTATTTTATTTGTAGGCGTGAACGGTGTAGGGAAAACGACAACGATTGGTAAACTTGCGCATCGTTTAAAATCAGCAGGTAAAAATGTAGTATTAGCTGCGGGAGATACTTTCCGTGCTGGTGCAATTGATCAATTACAAGTTTGGGGAGATCGCGTCGGTTGTGAAGTTATTAAACAATCTGAGGGCTCAGATCCAGCGGCCGTTATGTACGATGCAATTCGTGCTGCCAAAAATCGTAACGCAGACGTGTTAATTTGTGATACAGCTGGTCGTTTGCAAAATAAAGTAAATTTAATGAATGAACTTGAAAAAGTACATCGCGTTATTGCGCGTGAAGTACCTAATGCACCACATGAAGTATTATTAGCGCTTGATGCGACAACTGGTCAAAATGCACTCGTTCAGGCACAAACGTTTAAAGAAGCGACAAATGTGACAGGCATTGTATTAACAAAACTTGATGGTACTGCAAAGGGTGGCATCGTATTAGCCATTCGTAACAAATTACACATTCCAGTAAAATTTGTTGGACTGGGTGAAAAAATGGATGATTTACAACCATTTGATGCGGAACGCTATGTATATGGTTTATTTGCAGATGGATTAGATAAGGAATTACAAAATAACGAAGATTAA
- the ylqF gene encoding ribosome biogenesis GTPase YlqF, with translation MTIQWFPGHMAKARRQVTENLKLVDIIFELIDARLPLSSRNPMIDEVINQKTRLLILNKADMADEQETRRWVQYFADRGHKAVAINSLEGKGLQQVTKAAQELLQEKFDRMKARGMKPRAIRAMIVGIPNVGKSTLINRLAKKNIAKTGNTPGVTKAQQWIKVGKELELLDTPGILWPKFEDQEVGYKLALTGAIKDTITNMEDLAVYGLHFLSVHYPTRMEERYGFHLIHEDLVETFDHIGKLRRVFSTGGEIDYDQVAQLIVRDIRGQQLGKLTFDFVDEQLEKEAEQQ, from the coding sequence ATGACAATTCAATGGTTTCCGGGGCATATGGCGAAAGCTCGCCGCCAAGTAACTGAAAATCTAAAGCTAGTAGATATTATTTTTGAATTAATCGATGCACGTTTGCCGCTATCATCGCGTAATCCGATGATAGACGAGGTTATAAACCAAAAAACACGTCTTCTTATTTTAAATAAGGCAGATATGGCAGATGAGCAAGAAACGCGCAGATGGGTGCAGTATTTTGCAGACCGTGGGCATAAAGCGGTTGCTATAAATTCGCTTGAAGGTAAAGGTTTGCAGCAGGTAACAAAGGCAGCACAGGAATTGTTACAAGAAAAGTTTGATCGCATGAAAGCACGAGGAATGAAACCACGAGCGATTCGAGCGATGATTGTTGGTATACCCAATGTTGGTAAATCGACACTGATTAACCGTTTGGCTAAGAAGAACATTGCTAAAACAGGTAACACACCAGGTGTTACAAAAGCTCAGCAATGGATTAAAGTAGGTAAAGAGTTAGAGTTACTCGATACACCGGGAATTTTATGGCCGAAATTCGAGGACCAAGAGGTTGGCTATAAGCTTGCGTTAACAGGTGCCATTAAAGATACCATTACAAATATGGAGGATTTGGCAGTATATGGTTTACATTTCTTGTCAGTTCATTATCCAACACGGATGGAAGAGCGATATGGATTCCATTTAATTCATGAAGATTTAGTCGAAACTTTCGATCATATCGGGAAGCTTCGTCGTGTATTTAGCACAGGTGGCGAAATTGATTATGACCAAGTAGCGCAGTTGATTGTGCGTGATATTCGTGGTCAACAATTAGGGAAACTAACATTTGATTTTGTTGATGAACAGCTTGAAAAGGAAGCAGAGCAGCAATAG
- the trmD gene encoding tRNA (guanosine(37)-N1)-methyltransferase TrmD: protein MNIQVLSLFPDMFTGVFGASILKKAQEKGAVQLSVTDIREYSGNKHKQVDDYPYGGGAGMVLKPEPMFSAVEAITAGKKPRIILMCPQGERFTQKKAEELAKEEELVFLCGHYEGYDERIREHLVTDEISIGDFVLTGGELGAMTVIDSIVRLLPGVLGQEDSHIQDSFSTGLLEHPHYTRPAEFRGMKVPDVLMSGNHAKIDEWREEQSLKRTFERRPDLLEHYPLTEKQKAYIEKLKNEQ from the coding sequence ATGAATATTCAAGTGCTGAGCCTGTTTCCGGATATGTTTACAGGTGTATTTGGAGCATCGATATTAAAGAAGGCGCAAGAAAAAGGCGCAGTGCAGCTCTCTGTCACAGATATCCGTGAGTATTCGGGTAATAAGCACAAACAGGTAGATGATTATCCGTACGGTGGAGGCGCAGGAATGGTGTTAAAACCTGAGCCGATGTTTAGTGCTGTTGAGGCGATTACAGCAGGTAAAAAGCCGCGTATCATCTTAATGTGCCCACAGGGTGAACGCTTCACACAAAAGAAGGCAGAAGAGCTTGCGAAAGAGGAAGAACTTGTCTTTTTATGTGGTCACTACGAGGGCTATGATGAGCGTATTCGTGAGCATCTTGTGACCGATGAAATTTCTATTGGAGATTTCGTCTTAACAGGTGGAGAACTTGGTGCAATGACAGTGATTGATAGCATTGTACGTCTTTTACCTGGCGTATTAGGACAAGAAGACTCACATATTCAAGATTCATTTTCGACTGGTTTACTCGAGCACCCTCATTATACACGGCCTGCAGAATTCCGTGGTATGAAAGTACCTGATGTATTAATGTCAGGCAATCATGCAAAGATTGACGAGTGGCGTGAGGAGCAATCGCTGAAAAGAACGTTCGAGCGTCGTCCGGATTTACTCGAGCATTACCCTTTAACAGAGAAGCAAAAAGCGTATATTGAAAAATTAAAAAACGAACAATAA
- the rpsP gene encoding 30S ribosomal protein S16 — MAVKIRLKRMGAKKSPFYRIVVADARSPRDGRQIETVGTYNPLTQPATVNIDEEKALKWLTDGAKPSDTVRNLFSEQGIMEKFHNQKFSK, encoded by the coding sequence ATGGCAGTTAAAATTCGCTTAAAACGTATGGGAGCTAAAAAATCTCCTTTCTATCGTATCGTAGTTGCTGATGCTCGTTCACCACGTGACGGTCGTCAAATCGAAACAGTTGGTACTTACAACCCGCTGACTCAACCAGCTACTGTAAACATCGATGAAGAGAAAGCTCTTAAATGGTTAACTGACGGTGCAAAACCATCAGATACAGTACGTAACTTGTTCTCAGAACAAGGTATCATGGAGAAATTCCATAACCAAAAATTCAGTAAATAA